A single region of the Candidatus Protochlamydia amoebophila UWE25 genome encodes:
- a CDS encoding small ribosomal subunit Rsm22 family protein — translation MKSNKLPSTDFETVMPLLINAWRRFHKLSGPADALQTREFRSVVSAVQTLQKGLETGRDLVGQDYFSKSDLLGAYLLYQWPIHYQEGLSVINEIPQTPVRVLDIGSGPGAFSFAALHHGAREVIALDKNQTALQLAADVCGRYGYPLTIRRHDLKNDDLPVDGTFDLIIVGHCLEELFPDTQKNWFEAQKTWIHSLLERLTPQGHLLLVESSLLHSNRRLLNLRDHLVKDQITVQAPCVWRGECPSLQTKNSPCYAQRELEKPYLLKEIQRAAQINLGSLKMSYVIFRSPHVHWPDLPPKQFYRIISPPIETRTGTRYYLCGTDGKKNLGTHLTKHPLESKAFEYLKRGELISIDQALEKGNLFDIVVGTRIKVEAALNKPLPEENLQDIPE, via the coding sequence ATGAAATCAAATAAATTACCCTCTACAGATTTCGAAACAGTGATGCCGCTGCTTATTAATGCTTGGCGTCGTTTTCATAAATTATCTGGCCCAGCTGACGCTTTGCAAACAAGAGAATTTCGCAGTGTTGTCTCAGCAGTCCAAACTTTGCAAAAAGGTTTAGAAACAGGGCGGGATTTAGTTGGACAAGACTATTTTTCTAAATCAGATCTTTTAGGTGCTTATCTTCTTTATCAATGGCCCATCCATTATCAAGAAGGATTGAGCGTCATCAATGAAATTCCCCAAACTCCCGTTCGCGTCTTAGATATTGGTAGTGGGCCTGGCGCGTTTTCTTTTGCCGCTCTTCACCATGGAGCAAGAGAAGTGATTGCTTTAGACAAAAATCAGACGGCACTTCAATTAGCAGCAGACGTCTGCGGAAGATATGGTTATCCCTTAACCATACGACGACATGATCTCAAAAACGATGATTTGCCTGTGGATGGAACTTTCGATCTAATTATTGTAGGACACTGTTTAGAAGAGTTATTCCCCGACACTCAAAAAAACTGGTTTGAAGCTCAAAAAACATGGATTCACTCCCTTTTAGAACGTTTGACCCCACAAGGACATTTATTGCTTGTTGAAAGCTCTTTACTGCATTCTAATCGCCGTTTATTAAATCTTAGAGATCACCTAGTTAAAGATCAAATAACTGTGCAAGCTCCATGCGTTTGGCGTGGAGAATGTCCATCTTTACAAACTAAAAACAGCCCCTGCTATGCGCAAAGAGAGCTGGAAAAACCTTATTTATTAAAAGAAATTCAACGAGCTGCCCAAATTAACTTAGGATCACTCAAAATGTCCTACGTCATTTTTAGAAGCCCACATGTCCATTGGCCAGACTTGCCACCTAAACAATTTTATCGTATTATTAGCCCCCCTATTGAAACACGAACAGGGACTCGTTATTATTTATGTGGAACAGATGGCAAAAAAAATTTAGGAACTCACCTCACTAAGCACCCTCTAGAATCAAAAGCTTTTGAATATTTAAAAAGAGGCGAATTGATTTCTATAGATCAAGCTTTAGAAAAAGGGAATTTATTTGATATTGTCGTTGGCACTAGGATTAAAGTAGAAGCTGCTTTAAATAAACCCTTGCCTGAAGAAAATTTACAAGATATTCCTGAATAA
- a CDS encoding pseudouridine synthase produces METNRLSKVLAAAGIASRRACEELIFQGLVKVNGEVIKVPQTKVNPEIDTITVRDEVINRKEDKVYYLLNKPPGYICSARKSGQTKIILDLFQDEDHRLFTVGRLDKDTQGLLIVTNDGHFANQIIHPSANIQKEYLAKTDQEISHEHLIAIANGTLVEGVFVKPIRVQKVRKGTIKIIIGEGKKREVRMLLSAAGLKVQELTRIRLGGLHLGRLPIGNWRPLTETEKKSIFSN; encoded by the coding sequence GTGGAAACAAATCGATTAAGTAAAGTATTAGCTGCCGCAGGAATTGCTTCACGAAGAGCTTGTGAAGAATTGATTTTTCAAGGTCTCGTAAAAGTTAATGGGGAAGTCATTAAAGTTCCTCAAACAAAAGTTAATCCCGAAATCGATACAATTACTGTACGGGATGAAGTAATTAATAGAAAAGAAGACAAAGTTTACTACTTACTAAATAAACCTCCTGGTTATATCTGTTCAGCACGAAAAAGTGGTCAAACAAAAATTATATTAGATCTTTTTCAAGATGAGGACCACAGACTTTTTACTGTGGGAAGATTAGATAAAGATACGCAAGGCCTACTCATTGTCACAAATGATGGCCACTTTGCAAATCAAATTATTCACCCTTCTGCCAATATTCAAAAAGAATATTTAGCAAAAACAGATCAAGAAATTTCTCATGAACATCTGATTGCTATTGCCAATGGAACTCTTGTAGAAGGAGTATTTGTAAAACCGATTAGAGTTCAAAAAGTACGTAAAGGAACCATTAAAATCATTATTGGAGAGGGAAAAAAACGAGAAGTGAGAATGCTTTTAAGTGCTGCAGGTTTAAAAGTACAAGAGCTTACACGTATTCGACTTGGTGGTTTACATTTAGGTCGCTTGCCAATTGGAAATTGGCGTCCCTTAACTGAAACTGAAAAAAAATCTATTTTTTCTAACTAA
- a CDS encoding 2,3-bisphosphoglycerate-dependent phosphoglycerate mutase, translating to MVKLILMRHGQSQWNLANLFTGWVDIPLSFKGIEEAIEAGKQIKNYPIDLIFTSSLIRAQMTAMLAMSVHTSGKVPVILHTGEGRLEEWASIYSSESQSQTIPVIRAWELNERMYGELQGINKEEMAKKYGAEQVHIWRRSFDVPPPNGESLQMTAARTIPYFENTIVPHLKEKKNIFIAAHGNSLRSIIMKLDGLTTDQVVKLELATGVPVIYDFNHDEYIKQQK from the coding sequence ATGGTTAAATTAATTTTGATGCGTCACGGCCAATCTCAGTGGAATTTAGCAAATTTGTTTACTGGTTGGGTAGACATTCCCCTGTCTTTTAAAGGAATTGAAGAGGCTATAGAGGCAGGAAAACAAATCAAAAATTACCCTATTGATTTAATTTTTACTTCTTCCTTAATTCGTGCTCAAATGACAGCAATGTTGGCAATGTCTGTTCATACATCTGGTAAAGTCCCTGTGATTCTTCACACAGGTGAGGGGCGACTAGAAGAATGGGCAAGTATTTATAGTTCCGAATCTCAATCTCAGACAATACCTGTCATTCGTGCTTGGGAATTGAATGAGCGGATGTATGGAGAATTACAAGGAATAAATAAAGAAGAAATGGCTAAAAAATATGGAGCTGAGCAGGTGCATATTTGGCGACGAAGTTTTGATGTTCCCCCTCCAAATGGAGAAAGTTTACAAATGACAGCAGCTCGGACCATACCTTATTTTGAAAACACCATTGTCCCTCATTTGAAAGAGAAGAAAAATATTTTTATTGCTGCACACGGAAATTCCCTGCGTTCGATTATCATGAAATTAGATGGGCTGACAACAGATCAAGTCGTTAAGTTGGAACTGGCAACAGGGGTGCCTGTGATCTATGATTTCAATCACGATGAATATATTAAACAACAAAAGTAG
- a CDS encoding cysteine desulfurase family protein, whose protein sequence is MVKLPIYLDNSTTSRPSDLSISQMMPYLTDRWGLPSAPHQKGQELYPVLKECYKILYAFLGAQEADQFVLTSSGAEAVNQVISSVYRDVTLPSGKNQFLTSNADEAPALMAMARLEPLGCVAKIIESNQYGIVTAEALAEAISPRTALISLSWANGLTGVVQPLGEIIALCKQRDIRLHLDATHVLGKLFYEFDELSVDFMTFNGDQLHAPKGTGGLYIKQGIKCSPLIAGGSDQAGLRAGGLNMASLVALAYAAKETLECRDLLCTETARLKHKLETGIVKAYPQARICFKECERLPHCTTLLFPGIANEALLFNLNRKGVYANIGGGNFQQLGLLLSACGLEENLAYSAVSFSLSRYTTEEEIDRAIELVVESAWQLNRTSYKLFETERKI, encoded by the coding sequence ATGGTTAAATTGCCTATTTATTTAGATAACAGTACAACTAGTCGTCCATCTGATTTATCAATTAGCCAAATGATGCCTTATTTAACAGATCGTTGGGGTCTTCCCTCAGCACCGCATCAAAAAGGTCAAGAGCTTTACCCAGTCTTGAAAGAGTGTTATAAAATTCTTTATGCATTTTTGGGAGCTCAAGAAGCAGATCAATTTGTATTGACCTCTTCAGGAGCAGAAGCTGTTAATCAGGTGATTTCTTCCGTTTATAGAGATGTCACGCTCCCAAGTGGCAAAAATCAATTTTTAACTTCTAATGCTGATGAAGCACCAGCGTTAATGGCAATGGCACGCTTAGAGCCCTTAGGTTGCGTTGCAAAAATAATTGAATCGAATCAATATGGTATTGTAACTGCAGAAGCTCTAGCCGAGGCTATTTCACCGCGTACTGCGTTGATTTCTCTTTCTTGGGCTAATGGTTTGACAGGAGTTGTCCAGCCACTGGGAGAAATAATTGCGCTCTGTAAACAGCGTGACATCCGTCTTCATTTAGATGCCACGCATGTATTGGGTAAATTATTTTATGAGTTTGATGAACTTTCTGTAGATTTTATGACGTTTAATGGAGATCAGCTTCATGCTCCCAAAGGAACGGGGGGATTATATATTAAACAAGGAATTAAATGTTCTCCATTGATTGCTGGAGGTTCTGATCAAGCTGGGCTACGGGCTGGAGGTTTAAATATGGCATCATTAGTGGCTCTAGCTTATGCTGCCAAAGAAACTTTAGAATGTCGTGATTTGCTTTGTACTGAGACAGCAAGACTCAAACATAAGTTGGAAACAGGAATTGTGAAAGCTTATCCTCAAGCCAGAATTTGTTTTAAAGAATGTGAACGATTGCCTCATTGCACAACTCTTTTGTTTCCCGGCATTGCTAATGAGGCATTACTGTTCAATCTTAATCGTAAAGGAGTTTATGCGAATATTGGAGGGGGAAATTTTCAACAACTTGGCTTACTATTAAGCGCTTGTGGCCTAGAAGAAAATTTAGCATATAGCGCCGTTTCATTTAGTTTATCTCGCTATACAACAGAGGAAGAAATTGATCGAGCTATTGAATTGGTTGTTGAAAGTGCTTGGCAGTTGAATCGAACTTCTTATAAATTATTTGAGACAGAGAGAAAAATTTAA
- a CDS encoding iron-sulfur cluster assembly scaffold protein: MTLQTLTQSFPWTRYSKKLLAKIDKPRCMGFFNKEQSEERAMRLIEGREGKLADGNSVILYWLVDPDDGIIVDAKFQAYGQSALIGAAEVACELVIGKNYDQAKRISVDLLDKQVRDKPDEAAFPKEASPHLNIILGAMENAAEKCLDIPLASSYVASPTPLDIGEVLEGGYPGWIELSLKQKINLIEEVLDRDVRPYIELDAGGVVVLDLVNDWELHIAYQGSCTSCFSATGTTLSYIQQIIRAKLHASLMVIPDLSTFHHH, from the coding sequence ATGACTTTGCAAACACTCACTCAAAGTTTTCCGTGGACACGTTATAGCAAAAAGTTACTAGCTAAAATTGATAAACCACGATGTATGGGTTTTTTTAATAAAGAACAATCAGAAGAAAGAGCGATGCGTTTAATTGAAGGGCGGGAAGGAAAATTAGCAGATGGTAATTCTGTTATTTTATATTGGCTTGTCGACCCCGATGATGGCATTATTGTTGATGCTAAATTTCAAGCTTATGGACAATCGGCACTTATCGGAGCTGCTGAAGTTGCATGTGAACTTGTGATCGGTAAAAATTATGATCAAGCTAAGCGAATTAGTGTAGATCTCCTCGATAAACAAGTAAGAGATAAACCCGATGAAGCAGCTTTTCCTAAAGAGGCATCACCACATTTAAATATTATTTTAGGGGCGATGGAAAATGCGGCAGAAAAATGTTTAGACATTCCTCTTGCTTCTAGCTATGTGGCTTCTCCGACTCCTTTGGATATTGGAGAAGTTTTAGAAGGGGGGTATCCTGGATGGATTGAGCTTTCTTTAAAACAGAAAATTAATTTGATTGAAGAAGTATTAGATCGAGATGTACGACCTTATATTGAGTTAGATGCTGGAGGAGTAGTAGTTTTAGATTTAGTCAATGATTGGGAACTTCATATTGCGTATCAAGGTTCTTGCACTTCTTGTTTTTCGGCGACAGGAACAACATTATCTTATATTCAACAGATAATAAGGGCTAAGCTACATGCAAGCCTTATGGTAATACCAGACTTATCCACTTTTCATCACCATTAG
- a CDS encoding biotin--[acetyl-CoA-carboxylase] ligase has protein sequence MKSSCLHYHFETIGSTNTWAKENVDQIDPEGVTLISASEQTLGRGRFKRRWQSPINLNIYATFCFYIDSNRSDFGHLPQLLALAAIQVLEDLNFHPALKWPNDILLNGKKVAGILCETMMLEQKRYMINGIGLNVNMPTELLNKIDRPATSLFKERGHEFDLNILLKQLDVKFTSYLSHFLKHGFDAFFPSFQLRSTFKQGQFIQFNHNQTLLEGIFESLHPDGSVQIKLLDGTSKKFYSGEFMFEDFI, from the coding sequence ATGAAATCATCTTGCTTGCATTACCATTTTGAAACCATAGGTTCCACCAACACTTGGGCAAAAGAAAATGTGGATCAAATAGATCCTGAGGGTGTCACTCTCATTTCTGCATCCGAACAAACTTTAGGAAGAGGTCGCTTTAAAAGACGCTGGCAATCTCCTATTAATCTAAATATTTATGCAACTTTTTGTTTTTATATTGATTCTAATCGTTCCGATTTTGGACATCTTCCACAACTTTTAGCTTTAGCTGCCATCCAAGTTCTGGAGGATTTAAATTTTCATCCAGCTTTAAAATGGCCTAACGACATTTTGCTCAACGGAAAAAAAGTCGCGGGAATTTTATGTGAAACAATGATGTTAGAGCAAAAACGGTATATGATTAACGGCATAGGACTAAACGTTAATATGCCGACAGAGCTGCTTAACAAAATTGATCGGCCTGCCACTTCTCTTTTTAAAGAGCGAGGACATGAATTTGATCTTAATATTCTTTTAAAACAATTAGACGTCAAGTTTACAAGTTATTTATCTCATTTTCTAAAGCATGGTTTTGATGCATTTTTTCCTTCTTTTCAACTACGTTCAACCTTTAAACAAGGTCAATTTATTCAATTTAACCACAATCAAACCCTACTTGAAGGAATTTTTGAAAGTTTACATCCAGATGGCTCAGTACAAATTAAATTATTGGATGGAACTTCAAAAAAATTTTATTCTGGAGAATTTATGTTTGAAGATTTCATATAA
- a CDS encoding FtsW/RodA/SpoVE family cell cycle protein encodes MWSPRYLARLDFRVIPVILSLMIISLLVVSSYTIDPSTDHAEELFVTPIVKSQFQWFAIGVVVYFFFAGFDYRKLREWTWILYVLVLISLVGLFFTDSIQKVNRWYRIPFINISFQPSEYAKFVVVITLSWFLERRRSVADSWGTAFYASIIVGIPFILILKQPDLGTALVLFPITLVMFYFGDLRPSIIKAMTICGGLGLCLVAMIFLGVLPHETLRPYATKVLKDYQFDRLDPATHHQKAAATAIALGGITGTGWRKSEFSGRGWLPAPYTDSVFPAFGEEFGLLGLLLLMVLYYALIYFSFQVSAVAKDPFGRLLSAGVTVYLAMHILVNIGMMCGFLPITGVPLVLVTYGGSSILSTMMALGILQSIYSRRFMF; translated from the coding sequence ATGTGGAGTCCTCGTTATCTTGCTCGATTAGACTTTAGGGTTATTCCCGTTATTTTAAGTCTGATGATTATCAGCTTGTTAGTTGTCTCATCTTATACAATTGACCCTTCAACAGATCATGCGGAAGAGTTATTTGTCACACCTATCGTAAAATCTCAATTTCAATGGTTCGCAATTGGAGTTGTTGTTTATTTCTTTTTTGCGGGCTTTGACTATCGTAAATTACGAGAATGGACCTGGATTTTATACGTTTTAGTATTAATTTCTTTAGTAGGACTTTTTTTTACTGATTCGATTCAAAAAGTGAATCGCTGGTATCGTATTCCTTTTATTAATATCAGTTTTCAGCCTTCAGAGTATGCGAAGTTTGTCGTTGTGATTACTTTAAGCTGGTTTTTAGAAAGACGTAGATCAGTCGCCGATTCTTGGGGAACTGCTTTTTATGCGTCGATTATCGTGGGAATTCCATTTATCCTCATTTTAAAACAACCTGATTTGGGAACTGCTTTAGTTTTATTTCCCATTACACTTGTGATGTTTTATTTTGGAGATTTAAGGCCTTCGATTATTAAAGCAATGACAATTTGCGGAGGACTGGGATTATGTCTTGTTGCAATGATTTTTTTAGGGGTTCTACCCCATGAAACATTGCGTCCTTATGCAACAAAAGTACTAAAAGATTATCAATTCGATCGACTTGATCCTGCCACTCATCATCAAAAAGCGGCTGCTACTGCTATTGCATTGGGGGGAATCACAGGGACGGGATGGAGAAAAAGTGAGTTTAGCGGTAGGGGGTGGCTTCCAGCCCCTTATACAGATTCTGTATTTCCAGCTTTCGGGGAAGAGTTTGGTTTGCTGGGATTGCTGTTATTAATGGTTCTTTACTACGCTTTGATTTATTTTAGTTTTCAAGTAAGTGCAGTTGCTAAAGATCCATTTGGGAGGCTTTTATCAGCTGGGGTGACTGTTTATTTAGCGATGCACATATTAGTCAATATTGGAATGATGTGTGGATTTCTTCCAATTACAGGGGTACCTCTTGTTTTGGTGACTTATGGTGGCTCTTCTATTCTTTCCACGATGATGGCTTTAGGAATTTTACAAAGTATTTATAGCCGAAGGTTTATGTTTTAA
- a CDS encoding amino acid permease yields MKTYATQKGSLLGGILLVAGCCIGAGMLGLPVLSAMAGFIPSVAMFMTCWAFMVCTGLLLLEVNLWFGQEISIITMAEKTLGEVGKGVSWFVFLFLFYSLMVAYVAASGSLVSDLVEQGFNHSFPQGLGSVLFCLLFGVLIYLGIGAVDWFNRFLMCGLILTYVCLMITGIPYIDASLLKHQDWNAATLVLPAVIVSFGFHNLIPSLTTYLNSDRKTLLKAILIGSAIPLVIYLAWEWLILGLVPLGEFKEALDKGEIATEALKDVVGISWILDVAQGFAFFAIVTSFLSVAISFVDFLADGLNIQKTAGGKMFLAGLVLVPPLICSIVYPRIFLSALNYAGGFGAVILFGILPALMVWKGRYTKKINLPQIVPGGRPLLIGVILFSLWIMALQLI; encoded by the coding sequence ATGAAAACTTATGCAACCCAAAAGGGAAGTCTCTTAGGAGGAATCTTATTAGTGGCTGGTTGTTGCATTGGAGCTGGAATGTTAGGCTTACCAGTGTTGAGCGCAATGGCTGGTTTTATCCCTAGTGTCGCCATGTTTATGACTTGTTGGGCTTTTATGGTTTGCACAGGCCTTCTGTTGTTAGAAGTGAATTTATGGTTTGGCCAAGAAATTAGTATTATTACGATGGCAGAAAAAACTTTGGGAGAAGTAGGAAAAGGTGTGAGTTGGTTTGTTTTTCTTTTTCTTTTTTATTCGCTAATGGTGGCTTATGTAGCGGCAAGTGGATCTTTAGTTTCAGATTTAGTTGAACAAGGGTTCAATCACTCTTTTCCCCAAGGGTTAGGAAGTGTTTTGTTTTGCTTACTTTTTGGAGTGCTCATTTATTTAGGTATTGGGGCTGTTGACTGGTTTAATCGATTTTTAATGTGTGGGTTAATTTTGACTTATGTTTGTTTAATGATAACGGGAATTCCTTATATAGATGCTTCTCTTTTAAAACATCAAGATTGGAATGCCGCGACTTTAGTTCTTCCAGCAGTTATTGTTTCGTTTGGGTTTCATAATTTGATCCCTAGTTTAACAACCTATCTTAACAGCGATCGAAAAACTCTTTTAAAGGCTATCTTGATTGGAAGCGCCATTCCTTTAGTGATTTATTTAGCTTGGGAATGGTTGATTTTAGGATTGGTTCCTCTTGGAGAATTTAAAGAAGCTTTAGATAAAGGGGAAATAGCAACAGAAGCTTTAAAAGATGTGGTAGGAATTTCTTGGATTCTCGATGTTGCACAAGGTTTTGCTTTTTTTGCAATAGTCACTTCTTTTTTAAGCGTAGCTATTAGTTTTGTTGACTTTCTAGCAGATGGATTAAATATTCAAAAAACTGCCGGAGGTAAAATGTTTTTAGCAGGACTTGTACTAGTTCCTCCACTTATTTGTTCTATAGTTTACCCTAGGATTTTTTTGTCGGCTTTAAATTATGCTGGAGGATTTGGAGCCGTGATTCTTTTTGGTATCTTGCCGGCTCTCATGGTTTGGAAAGGTCGTTATACAAAAAAGATTAACTTACCTCAAATTGTTCCCGGAGGGAGGCCACTTTTAATTGGCGTCATTCTATTTTCTCTATGGATTATGGCCCTTCAACTTATTTAA
- a CDS encoding amino acid permease produces MTNDKYRLLGGILLVAGTTIGAGMLALPIVTGFAGFIPSIVLFVIYWVFMTFTALLMLEVNLWMGEHTNLITMAKKTLGRGGQAISWMIYLFLLYTLTTAYVAGGGHIIVDFARQVTEWNLPSWIGPLPLLGIFGFFVYKGARSVDYVNRILMGGLVLTYVCMVFFLSSHIQPILLKHQRWDALWIAVPIVSTSFGFHIIIPTLTDYLKRDVKQIRNVILIGGAIPLLIYVSWELLTLGIIPLQGENGLLMGYEKGLDGATLMSQLLEHSELSLLARLFSLFAILTSFLGVSLSLRDFLSDGLKIQKSNKGRFVLYLLTFIPPLLLTLTDPRAFLNALEYAGAFGVVTLLGLIPILMVWRGRYHLKLPSTFKAPGGKIALILALLVSLGVIGMEIFNKV; encoded by the coding sequence ATGACCAATGATAAATATCGTTTATTAGGCGGTATTCTCCTTGTTGCTGGAACGACAATAGGAGCAGGGATGCTCGCTCTTCCAATTGTAACAGGATTTGCAGGGTTTATTCCTTCGATTGTTCTGTTTGTGATTTATTGGGTTTTTATGACTTTCACAGCCCTTTTGATGTTAGAGGTTAACTTATGGATGGGAGAGCATACTAATCTGATTACGATGGCTAAAAAAACGCTTGGAAGAGGTGGACAAGCGATTAGTTGGATGATTTACCTCTTCCTTTTATATACATTGACAACTGCGTATGTAGCGGGGGGAGGTCATATCATTGTTGATTTTGCAAGGCAAGTTACTGAATGGAATCTGCCAAGCTGGATAGGGCCTCTTCCTTTGTTGGGAATTTTTGGTTTTTTTGTTTATAAAGGAGCTCGTTCAGTAGATTATGTTAATCGAATTTTGATGGGCGGATTAGTTTTGACTTATGTTTGCATGGTCTTCTTTTTATCATCTCATATACAACCGATTCTTTTAAAACATCAAAGGTGGGATGCGCTTTGGATTGCAGTCCCTATTGTGTCAACCTCATTTGGTTTTCATATTATTATTCCTACCCTGACTGACTATTTGAAACGAGATGTCAAGCAAATTAGAAATGTCATTTTAATCGGCGGTGCAATCCCGCTTTTGATTTACGTTAGCTGGGAATTGCTAACACTTGGAATTATTCCATTGCAGGGAGAAAATGGGTTGTTAATGGGATATGAAAAAGGTTTAGATGGGGCCACTTTAATGAGTCAATTACTTGAACACTCTGAACTTTCTCTTTTAGCAAGGTTGTTTTCCCTTTTTGCCATTCTAACTTCATTTTTAGGGGTCTCATTGAGTTTGCGAGATTTTTTATCTGACGGATTGAAAATTCAAAAATCAAATAAAGGAAGATTTGTTCTTTATTTACTGACATTTATTCCTCCTCTTCTTCTAACTTTAACAGATCCACGGGCGTTTTTAAATGCCTTAGAATACGCTGGGGCATTTGGAGTTGTTACCTTACTTGGCTTGATTCCTATTTTAATGGTTTGGCGTGGACGTTATCATTTAAAATTGCCTTCAACTTTTAAAGCTCCTGGAGGCAAAATAGCTTTAATCTTAGCATTACTTGTGTCATTAGGCGTGATTGGAATGGAAATTTTTAATAAAGTGTAG
- the trpS gene encoding tryptophan--tRNA ligase yields MTEKKRILTGDRPTGLLHLGHYVGSLKNRIALQDSYECYFIIADLHTLTTKPSKEEILQVRENVRTMVIDYLACGIDPKKSTIYLQSAIPAVYEMNLIFEMLISLNRLIGLPSLKEMARNAHLDNDNMPFGLIGYPILQTADILMPKAHLVPVGKDNEAHIELARDIARRFNQFYGDVFPLPEVLLSQTPTLVGTDGKGKMSKSAGNTIFLADDAKSVEKKVKGMFTDPNRIRADMPGTVEGNPVFIYHTLFNCRQDEIEDLKKRYREGRVGDVEVKEKLIIAINEFLDPIREKRKIFEEDRGLVEEIIYEGTEKMHDISQATIKEMRSAMGLMGTWNKISRVARDRKKKLQG; encoded by the coding sequence ATGACAGAAAAAAAACGGATTTTAACAGGAGACCGTCCAACAGGTCTTCTGCATTTGGGACATTATGTCGGCTCCTTAAAAAATAGAATTGCTTTACAAGATAGTTATGAATGTTATTTTATTATTGCTGATCTTCACACGTTGACGACAAAACCTTCTAAAGAAGAAATTCTACAGGTTCGTGAAAATGTGCGGACAATGGTGATAGACTATTTGGCGTGTGGAATCGATCCCAAGAAGTCGACGATTTATCTTCAGTCCGCTATTCCTGCCGTTTATGAGATGAATTTAATTTTTGAGATGCTCATTTCACTTAATCGTTTAATAGGTTTGCCAAGTCTCAAAGAAATGGCTCGAAATGCTCATCTAGATAATGACAATATGCCATTTGGTCTTATTGGTTACCCTATATTGCAAACAGCCGATATTTTAATGCCAAAGGCTCATTTAGTTCCCGTCGGGAAAGATAACGAAGCTCACATTGAGCTTGCACGTGATATAGCGAGACGCTTTAATCAATTTTATGGAGATGTCTTTCCTTTACCTGAAGTGTTATTAAGTCAAACTCCTACTCTTGTGGGAACAGATGGTAAAGGGAAAATGAGCAAATCGGCAGGAAATACAATTTTCCTGGCAGATGATGCAAAATCTGTTGAGAAAAAAGTTAAAGGAATGTTTACAGACCCGAATCGCATTCGCGCAGATATGCCAGGAACAGTAGAAGGCAATCCAGTCTTTATTTACCATACGTTGTTTAACTGTCGGCAAGATGAAATTGAAGATCTTAAGAAACGGTATCGGGAAGGGCGGGTAGGAGATGTAGAAGTAAAAGAAAAATTGATTATTGCGATTAATGAATTTTTAGATCCGATTCGCGAAAAACGGAAAATTTTTGAAGAAGATAGGGGACTTGTTGAAGAAATTATTTATGAGGGAACAGAAAAGATGCATGACATTTCTCAAGCGACAATCAAAGAAATGCGAAGCGCGATGGGGTTGATGGGTACTTGGAATAAAATCTCTCGCGTGGCCAGGGATCGGAAAAAAAAGCTTCAAGGATAA